Proteins encoded in a region of the Vibrio sp. CB1-14 genome:
- the yajC gene encoding preprotein translocase subunit YajC, which yields MSLISAAHAAEAAPQGGGFEMLIMLGMFAVIFYFMIYRPQAKRAKEHKNLMASMGKGDEVLTNGGLIGKITKIAEDNDYIAIALNDNNEVVIKKDFITAVLPKGTLKSL from the coding sequence ATGAGTTTGATCTCTGCAGCTCACGCAGCTGAAGCAGCACCACAAGGTGGCGGTTTCGAAATGCTAATCATGCTAGGCATGTTCGCGGTAATTTTTTACTTCATGATTTACCGCCCACAAGCGAAGCGTGCAAAAGAGCACAAAAACCTAATGGCTTCTATGGGTAAGGGCGACGAAGTCCTAACTAACGGCGGTCTAATTGGTAAAATCACTAAAATCGCTGAAGACAACGACTACATTGCTATCGCATTAAACGACAACAATGAAGTAGTTATCAAGAAAGACTTCATTACTGCAGTGCTACCAAAAGGTACGCTGAAGTCTCTATAA
- the suhB gene encoding inositol-1-monophosphatase, which translates to MHPMLNIAIRAARKAGNHIAKSLENTDKIESVQKGTNDFVTNVDKDAEAIIISTIQASYPDHSIIAEEGGLIEGKDSDVQWIIDPLDGTNNFVRGIPTFAVSIAVRIKGKTEVACVYDPMVNELFTAQRGAGAQLNNARIRVTQLKDIKGTVIGTGFPFKQKQHSESYFKIMSSMFNECSDFRRAGSAALDLCYVAAGRLDGYFELGLKPWDMAAGELIAREAGAIVTDFSGGTEYMKSGNVVASSARGVKAMLKHIRENGNEAILK; encoded by the coding sequence ATGCATCCAATGCTAAACATCGCTATACGCGCTGCGCGTAAAGCGGGCAACCATATTGCTAAATCACTAGAAAACACTGACAAGATTGAGTCAGTACAGAAAGGCACTAATGACTTTGTTACTAACGTAGACAAAGACGCCGAAGCAATCATCATCAGCACTATCCAAGCTTCATACCCAGACCACAGCATCATTGCTGAAGAGGGTGGACTCATTGAAGGTAAAGATAGTGACGTACAATGGATCATCGACCCACTGGATGGCACTAATAACTTCGTTCGAGGCATTCCTACTTTCGCTGTATCTATTGCAGTTCGCATCAAAGGTAAAACAGAAGTAGCGTGTGTTTACGACCCAATGGTTAACGAGCTTTTCACTGCACAACGTGGTGCTGGCGCTCAGCTTAACAATGCACGTATCCGTGTAACTCAGCTTAAAGATATCAAAGGTACTGTTATCGGTACTGGCTTCCCATTCAAGCAGAAGCAACATTCTGAAAGCTACTTCAAGATCATGTCTTCTATGTTCAACGAGTGCTCTGACTTCCGTCGTGCTGGCTCTGCAGCTCTAGACCTATGTTACGTTGCAGCGGGTCGTCTAGACGGTTACTTCGAGCTTGGTCTAAAACCATGGGACATGGCGGCAGGCGAACTGATTGCTCGTGAAGCTGGCGCTATCGTGACTGACTTCTCTGGCGGTACTGAGTACATGAAGTCTGGTAACGTTGTTGCTTCAAGCGCTCGCGGCGTGAAAGCGATGCTAAAACACATCCGTGAAAACGGTAACGAAGCTATCCTTAAGTAA
- the secD gene encoding protein translocase subunit SecD codes for MLNRYPLWKYLMVIFAIAAAALYALPNLYGEDPAIQITGARGASVDMSTLDTVTKALEEEQLSRKSIALENGSILVRFNDTDTQISARDIISEALGKDSIVALNLAPATPNWLESIGAAPMKLGLDLRGGVHFLMEVDMDAAMEKLVGQQEEGFRSDLREERIRYRSIRPAGKDGVEVLLRDAEQLAEAKTVLEAKYPDMDFFDSDSNGRFALVARFKETRLQEIRNYAVEQNITILRNRVNELGVAEPLVQRQGASRIVVELPGVQDTARAKEILGATATLEFREVDSSADLAAAASGRAPAGSEIKLDRDGRPVVLKKRVILGGASITDASSSADEYGRPQVNISLDSEGGNKMAAFSRQNIGKLMATVFAEYKDSGKRTPEGKVILDKHEEVINQATIQSALGRNFRITGIDSAAEAHNLALLLRAGALIAPISIVEERTIGPSMGQQNIDMGIKACITGMIAVMLFTLVYYRRFGLFANMALMANIVLIVGVMSMIPGATMTLPGIAGIVLTVGMAVDANVLIFERIREELKDGRNPQQAIHQGYANAFSTIADANITTLITAIILFAVGTGAIKGFAVTLSIGIITSMFTAIIGTRCLVNLVYGGKRINKLSI; via the coding sequence GTGCTAAATCGTTACCCTTTGTGGAAGTACCTGATGGTGATATTCGCCATTGCGGCAGCGGCGTTATACGCACTTCCCAATCTATACGGTGAAGATCCGGCTATTCAAATTACAGGGGCGCGTGGCGCCTCTGTTGATATGTCGACGCTGGATACTGTCACTAAAGCTCTTGAAGAAGAGCAACTATCTCGTAAGTCCATTGCTCTAGAAAATGGCTCCATTCTTGTTCGTTTCAATGATACTGATACTCAGATCAGTGCTCGCGACATTATCAGTGAAGCATTAGGCAAAGACTCTATTGTTGCACTTAACCTTGCTCCTGCTACTCCAAACTGGCTAGAGTCGATTGGCGCTGCGCCAATGAAACTCGGTCTTGACCTTCGTGGTGGTGTTCACTTCTTGATGGAAGTGGATATGGACGCTGCGATGGAAAAGTTGGTTGGTCAGCAAGAAGAGGGCTTCCGTAGTGATCTTCGTGAAGAGCGTATTCGTTATCGCTCTATCAGACCTGCAGGCAAAGATGGCGTAGAAGTATTACTTCGTGATGCTGAGCAACTTGCAGAGGCGAAGACAGTACTGGAAGCAAAATACCCAGATATGGACTTCTTCGATTCTGACTCAAACGGCCGCTTTGCTTTGGTCGCTCGATTCAAAGAAACTCGCCTTCAAGAAATCCGTAATTACGCTGTAGAGCAGAACATCACTATCCTACGCAATCGTGTAAACGAACTGGGTGTGGCAGAGCCATTGGTTCAGCGTCAGGGTGCGAGCCGCATCGTGGTTGAGCTACCAGGTGTTCAAGACACTGCGCGCGCGAAAGAAATTTTGGGTGCAACAGCAACACTAGAGTTCCGTGAAGTAGACAGTTCGGCTGACTTGGCTGCCGCAGCAAGTGGTCGTGCGCCAGCGGGTAGCGAGATTAAGCTTGATCGTGACGGTCGTCCGGTTGTGCTTAAGAAGCGCGTTATCCTAGGTGGTGCCAGCATTACTGATGCAAGCTCTAGCGCAGACGAATATGGTCGCCCACAAGTTAACATCTCGCTAGACAGCGAAGGTGGTAACAAGATGGCAGCGTTCTCACGTCAGAACATCGGTAAGCTAATGGCAACGGTTTTCGCTGAATATAAAGACAGCGGCAAGCGTACGCCAGAAGGCAAAGTTATCCTTGATAAGCATGAAGAAGTGATCAACCAAGCGACAATTCAGTCTGCACTTGGTCGTAACTTCCGTATCACAGGTATCGATTCTGCTGCTGAAGCCCACAACTTAGCGCTACTGCTTCGTGCAGGTGCTCTGATTGCGCCGATTTCTATTGTTGAAGAACGTACTATCGGTCCATCAATGGGTCAGCAAAACATCGATATGGGTATCAAAGCGTGTATCACAGGTATGATTGCCGTGATGCTATTTACGCTGGTTTACTATCGTCGATTTGGTCTGTTTGCCAACATGGCGTTGATGGCGAACATTGTTCTTATCGTTGGTGTTATGTCGATGATTCCAGGTGCGACGATGACGCTGCCAGGTATCGCTGGTATCGTACTGACGGTTGGTATGGCGGTGGATGCGAACGTTCTGATCTTTGAACGGATACGTGAAGAACTGAAAGATGGGCGTAACCCTCAGCAGGCGATTCACCAAGGCTATGCTAACGCTTTCAGCACCATCGCCGATGCGAACATCACCACCTTGATTACAGCGATTATTCTATTTGCTGTGGGTACAGGTGCGATCAAAGGCTTCGCGGTAACACTATCTATCGGTATTATTACTTCTATGTTTACAGCCATCATCGGTACACGTTGTCTCGTGAACCTGGTTTATGGCGGTAAGCGTATCAACAAATTGTCGATCTAA
- the iscR gene encoding Fe-S cluster assembly transcriptional regulator IscR — protein sequence MRLTSKGRYAVTAMLDVALHSQQSPVPLADISERQGISLSYLEQLFSKLRKAGLVASVRGPGGGYRLGAEANEISIGTVIAAVDESVDATKCAGKGDCQGGTRCLTHTLWRDLSSRISDFLNNITLGELMVDNEVLEISDRQDVDLAVNHGFSRKSTSTAPIGINVRS from the coding sequence ATGAGACTTACATCAAAAGGAAGATATGCAGTAACAGCGATGCTTGATGTCGCACTGCACTCACAGCAAAGCCCAGTACCTCTAGCTGACATCTCAGAACGTCAAGGTATCTCTTTGTCTTATCTAGAACAGCTGTTCTCCAAACTTCGCAAAGCGGGCTTGGTGGCGAGTGTTCGTGGTCCAGGTGGTGGTTACCGCTTAGGCGCAGAAGCCAACGAGATTTCAATCGGTACTGTCATCGCTGCAGTTGATGAGTCCGTTGATGCAACAAAATGCGCTGGCAAAGGAGATTGCCAGGGTGGTACACGTTGCCTCACACACACACTGTGGAGAGATTTAAGCTCTCGCATCAGTGACTTCCTAAACAACATCACTCTTGGTGAGCTGATGGTAGATAACGAAGTATTAGAAATTTCAGACCGACAAGACGTAGATCTCGCGGTAAATCATGGGTTCTCAAGAAAAAGTACAAGCACCGCACCCATCGGAATCAATGTTCGCTCGTAG
- a CDS encoding DUF6973 domain-containing protein, translating into MLQQYERLTEDEKLYLKNHPHHVVAIARSKDIAYEETKVRFGCNRCNDKSDAFRHCFWSAILARDIGYKNALEFTSAHESSEDNDASEKNMDLHNNLVGLRIGLSRAGDEKLSHYCRTALLVGRLKVLRE; encoded by the coding sequence ATGCTACAACAGTACGAAAGACTCACAGAAGACGAGAAACTTTACCTGAAAAATCATCCTCATCATGTAGTTGCTATAGCTAGATCTAAAGATATTGCTTATGAGGAAACTAAAGTTCGATTTGGTTGTAACAGGTGCAATGACAAAAGCGATGCTTTTAGACATTGTTTTTGGTCAGCGATTTTGGCGAGAGATATTGGTTATAAGAATGCTTTAGAGTTTACATCAGCACATGAAAGCTCTGAGGACAACGACGCTTCAGAGAAGAATATGGATCTTCATAATAATCTTGTAGGGCTGAGGATTGGTTTATCAAGAGCAGGTGATGAAAAGTTGTCGCACTACTGTCGCACGGCTCTTTTGGTTGGGCGATTGAAGGTGCTTAGAGAATGA
- the secF gene encoding protein translocase subunit SecF, which produces MFQIMKADKTIDFMRWSKVAFVLSIVMIGAAIFTLSTKWLNWGLDFTGGTLIEVGFEQPANLEEVRSALDAKGFGDATVQNFGSARDVMVRLRPRDDMQAEALGNQILDAIRVGTGEDVEMRRIEFVGPNVGDELTEAGGLAILVSLICILIYVSVRFEWRLAAGAVLALAHDVIITLGIFSLMQIEVDLTIVAALLTVVGYSLNDTIVVFDRIRENFRKMRKGESADIMNSSITQTLSRTLITSGTTLFVVIALFTQGGAMIHGFATALLLGITVGTYSSIYVASALALKLGIQREHLMPPQIEKEGAEFDEMP; this is translated from the coding sequence ATGTTTCAGATAATGAAAGCAGACAAAACGATCGACTTTATGCGTTGGTCAAAAGTTGCGTTCGTTCTATCCATTGTGATGATCGGTGCAGCTATTTTTACACTGTCGACGAAGTGGCTTAACTGGGGTCTAGACTTTACTGGCGGTACACTTATTGAGGTAGGCTTTGAACAGCCAGCAAACCTTGAGGAAGTCCGTTCAGCACTAGATGCGAAAGGCTTTGGCGATGCCACGGTACAGAATTTCGGTTCTGCTCGCGATGTTATGGTTCGTCTGCGTCCTCGTGATGACATGCAGGCAGAGGCGCTGGGCAACCAGATCCTAGATGCCATTCGCGTCGGCACGGGTGAAGACGTTGAAATGCGTCGTATCGAGTTCGTAGGTCCAAACGTCGGTGATGAGCTTACAGAAGCGGGTGGTCTTGCGATCCTTGTATCGCTTATCTGTATCTTGATATACGTCTCAGTGCGATTTGAATGGCGTTTGGCAGCGGGTGCGGTGCTCGCGCTTGCACACGACGTTATCATCACGCTGGGCATCTTCTCGCTTATGCAGATTGAAGTTGATTTGACGATTGTCGCAGCACTTCTAACGGTTGTCGGTTACTCACTCAACGATACCATCGTTGTATTTGACCGTATCCGTGAGAACTTCCGCAAGATGCGTAAGGGTGAGTCAGCTGACATCATGAACAGCTCCATCACGCAAACGCTAAGCCGTACCTTGATTACGTCTGGTACTACCTTGTTCGTAGTTATTGCACTGTTTACTCAAGGTGGTGCGATGATCCACGGCTTTGCGACTGCATTGCTACTGGGTATCACGGTCGGTACTTACTCTTCTATCTACGTAGCATCTGCGCTAGCTCTGAAACTGGGTATCCAGAGAGAGCACCTAATGCCGCCACAGATTGAAAAAGAAGGCGCTGAGTTTGATGAGATGCCATAA
- the trmJ gene encoding tRNA (cytosine(32)/uridine(32)-2'-O)-methyltransferase TrmJ has translation MLDNVKIVLVGTSHSGNIGSAARAMKVMGLSQMVLVDPQCEVDSQAVALAAGASDIALGAKVVSTLEEAVEDCGLVVGSSARSRTLDWPMIEPRECGKKFAVEGEKHAVALVFGRERTGLTNDELQLCHYHTCIPANPEYSSLNLAMAVQTLSYEVRVAHLEREAQQYSEPSEVDYPRHKELELFYQHLEKVIMDTQFISKEKPGLVMNKLRRMFSRARPETTEINTLRGILTSVEKAIGVKE, from the coding sequence ATGCTAGACAACGTAAAAATCGTCCTGGTGGGGACTTCTCATTCTGGAAATATCGGCTCGGCAGCTCGAGCGATGAAGGTAATGGGACTAAGCCAGATGGTGCTTGTGGACCCTCAATGTGAGGTAGACTCGCAGGCGGTTGCGTTGGCAGCGGGTGCGAGTGATATCGCGTTAGGTGCAAAAGTCGTTTCGACTTTAGAAGAAGCGGTGGAAGATTGCGGCCTAGTAGTTGGCTCAAGTGCACGCTCTCGTACTCTTGATTGGCCAATGATTGAACCACGTGAGTGCGGTAAAAAGTTTGCGGTCGAAGGCGAAAAGCATGCGGTGGCATTGGTATTTGGGCGCGAGCGCACCGGCTTAACCAATGACGAGCTGCAGCTGTGTCATTATCATACGTGTATTCCCGCAAACCCAGAATACAGTTCGCTCAATCTTGCTATGGCGGTGCAAACACTGAGCTATGAAGTAAGAGTTGCGCATTTAGAGCGAGAAGCTCAGCAGTACTCAGAGCCAAGTGAAGTCGATTATCCGCGTCACAAAGAACTGGAATTATTCTACCAACACCTTGAAAAAGTCATTATGGATACCCAGTTTATCTCGAAGGAGAAGCCGGGGCTTGTCATGAATAAGTTGCGAAGAATGTTTAGTCGAGCACGTCCTGAAACCACGGAAATCAATACGTTGCGCGGTATTTTAACCTCAGTTGAAAAAGCGATAGGGGTTAAAGAATAA